A genomic segment from Nicotiana tabacum cultivar K326 chromosome 7, ASM71507v2, whole genome shotgun sequence encodes:
- the LOC107794294 gene encoding uncharacterized protein LOC107794294, producing the protein MDLPPEELQHLSLPSILKESIAIPKRSPQTFYRITLSLILPLSFAILAHSLFSHPILDQLHENPKSSHASQWTKLLFFQFCYLVFLLAFSLLSTAAVVFTVASLYTSKQVSFSSIITAIPSILRRLFITFIWVLLSMLVYNAVLSFFIVLMLIVFESKNSVTLFLISVFVLSVLFLIVHVYLSALWHLASVVTVLEPIQGVTALKKSYELLKGKMRIAAVMVLGYLVIFGLISSGFSAIVVDGGAHEEHEAGYSLFARILIGGILIGVLVVVILVGLLVQSLFYYVCKSYHNERIDKSALYSHLGGYLGEYYEPLKGNMQIDDSLEVEMKGGETA; encoded by the coding sequence ATGGATCTGCCACCAGAAGAGCTTCAACACTTAAGCTTACCATCAATTTTGAAGGAATCAATTGCCATACCAAAGAGATCTCCACAAACTTTTTACCGTATTACTCTCAGCTTAATCTTGCCGCTCTCTTTTGCTATCTTGGCTCATTCCCTTTTCTCTCATCCAATTCTTGATCAGCTCCATGAAAACCCAAAATCCTCTCACGCTTCTCAATGGACCAAACTCCTCTTCTTCCAATTCTGCTACTTGGTTTTCCTCTTGGCTTTTTCTCTCCTTTCAACTGCTGCTGTTGTTTTCACTGTCGCCTCACTTTACACTTCAAAGCAAGTATCTTTCTCCTCTATAATCACTGCTATTCCTAGCATCTTACGACGTCTGTTCATAACTTTCATATGGGTTTTACTCTCTATGCTTGTTTACAACGCTGTTTTGTCCTTTTTCATTGTGCTCATGTTAATTGTCTTTGAGAGCAAGAACAGTGTAACTCTGTTTCTCATCTCTGTTTTTGTGCTCTCTGTTTTGTTCCTCATAGTGCATGTTTATTTAAGTGCCTTATGGCATCTTGCTAGTGTTGTTACTGTTCTTGAACCAATCCAAGGGGTTACTGCTTTAAAGAAAAGTTATGAATTATTAAAGGGAAAGATGAGGATTGCAGCTGTAATGGTTTTAGGGTATTTGGTGATTTTTGGTCTAATTAGCAGTGGTTTTAGTGCAATTGTTGTAGATGGTGGTGCACATGAGGAACATGAGGCTGGTTACAGTCTATTTGCTAGGATTTTGATTGGAGGGATCTTGATTGGTGTTCTTGTGGTTGTGATTTTGGTGGGGCTTTTGGTTCAAAGCTTGTTTTACTATGTGTGTAAGAGTTATCATAATGAAAGGATTGATAAGAGTGCTTTGTATAGTCATCTTGGTGGGTATTTGGGTGAGTATTATGAGCCTCTCAAAGGGAACATGCAAATTGATGATAGCTTGGAGGTGGAGATGAAAGGTGGAGAAACTGCTTGA